In one Kitasatospora cineracea genomic region, the following are encoded:
- a CDS encoding GroES family chaperonin, translating to MLHDRVLVRTETGEGERRSTGGILIPATAELSRRCAWAEAVAVGQSVRSVEPGDRVLYDPEDKLEVEVRGATYVLLRERDLHAVAAGRFGDLEGSTGLYL from the coding sequence ATGCTGCACGACCGGGTGCTGGTGCGGACCGAGACCGGCGAGGGCGAGCGCCGCTCCACCGGCGGCATCCTGATCCCGGCCACCGCCGAGCTGTCCCGGCGCTGCGCGTGGGCCGAGGCGGTGGCCGTCGGCCAGAGCGTCCGGTCCGTCGAACCCGGGGACCGGGTGCTGTACGACCCGGAGGACAAGCTGGAGGTCGAGGTGCGCGGCGCCACCTACGTGCTGCTGCGCGAACGCGACCTGCACGCGGTCGCGGCCGGGCGGTTCGGCGACCTGGAGGGCTCGACCGGGCTGTACCTCTAG
- a CDS encoding ABC transporter permease, with protein MRSPVDGGNTVVGGVYLSVARGAFRRYSTYRAATVAGTVTNSVFGVILASTMLALWRARPGLGGYDAAQAVTYTWISQALLATVAVWGGGFQDDLQARFRSGDIAVDLYRPVDFQGWWLAADLGRAAFQLVTRGALPVLVGAALFDLALPGSPLVWAEFLLAVVLAVVVSFGLRFLASLTGFWLHESEGVRAVMTVVSMFFSGMLLPLALFPGLLGELARALPFSAMVQLPADVLLRRRTGTGLLALYGFQLGWAAALLALGRAGQALAVRRVVVQGG; from the coding sequence GTGCGGAGCCCTGTCGACGGGGGGAACACGGTGGTGGGCGGCGTCTACCTGTCGGTGGCCCGCGGGGCGTTCCGGCGGTACTCGACGTACCGGGCGGCCACCGTCGCCGGGACGGTCACCAACAGCGTCTTCGGCGTCATCCTGGCGTCCACCATGCTCGCGCTGTGGCGGGCCCGGCCCGGCCTGGGCGGGTACGACGCCGCCCAGGCGGTGACGTACACCTGGATCAGCCAGGCGCTGCTGGCCACCGTCGCGGTGTGGGGCGGCGGCTTCCAGGACGACCTGCAGGCGCGCTTCCGCAGCGGGGACATCGCGGTCGACCTGTACCGGCCGGTCGACTTCCAGGGCTGGTGGCTGGCCGCCGACCTGGGGCGGGCCGCGTTCCAACTGGTCACCCGGGGCGCGCTGCCGGTCCTGGTCGGCGCGGCGCTGTTCGACCTGGCGCTGCCCGGCAGCCCGCTGGTGTGGGCCGAGTTCCTGCTCGCGGTCGTGCTGGCCGTGGTGGTCAGCTTCGGACTGCGCTTCCTGGCCTCGCTGACCGGCTTCTGGCTGCACGAGTCCGAAGGGGTGCGGGCCGTGATGACCGTGGTGTCGATGTTCTTCTCCGGCATGCTGCTGCCGCTCGCGCTCTTCCCCGGCCTGCTCGGCGAACTGGCCCGGGCGCTGCCGTTCTCGGCGATGGTGCAACTGCCCGCCGACGTGCTGCTGCGCCGGCGCACCGGCACCGGCCTGCTCGCCCTGTACGGCTTCCAACTCGGCTGGGCCGCCGCCCTGCTGGCCCTCGGCCGGGCCGGACAGGCGCTCGCCGTGCGCCGGGTGGTGGTGCAGGGTGGTTGA
- a CDS encoding ABC transporter ATP-binding protein, which translates to MAMIEVEDVRRSFTVRVRDGRWRRTRREVRAVDGLTFAVEEGECVGYIGPNGAGKSTTVKMLTGILVPSGGRLRVAGVDPAARRAELARRIGVVFGQRTTLWWDLPLRDSYELARRIYRIPAAAYRTNLDRCVELLDLGDLLDTPVRQLSLGQRMRGDLAAALLHDPGVLYLDEPTIGLDVVSKAKVRAFLRETNRERRTTVLLTTHDLTDIEQLCDRVMVIDHGRLVLDGPLERLHEIGGSERTLVVDLAEAHPPIELPGVRVVRTEGPRQWLAFPARQSAAPVVAAVAERYPLVDLSVREPAIEDVIARIYAGSTPAPAH; encoded by the coding sequence ATGGCGATGATCGAGGTCGAGGACGTCCGGCGGAGCTTCACCGTCCGGGTCCGGGACGGGCGCTGGCGGCGGACCAGGCGCGAGGTGCGGGCCGTCGACGGGCTGACCTTCGCCGTCGAGGAGGGCGAGTGCGTCGGCTACATCGGGCCCAACGGCGCCGGGAAGTCCACCACCGTCAAGATGCTCACCGGCATCCTGGTGCCCAGCGGCGGCCGGCTGCGGGTGGCCGGCGTCGACCCGGCCGCCCGCCGGGCCGAACTCGCCCGCCGGATCGGCGTGGTGTTCGGCCAGCGCACCACCCTGTGGTGGGACCTGCCGCTGCGCGACAGCTACGAACTGGCCCGCCGGATCTACCGGATCCCCGCCGCCGCGTACCGGACCAACCTCGACCGGTGCGTCGAACTCCTCGACCTCGGCGACCTGCTGGACACCCCCGTCCGGCAGCTCTCGCTCGGCCAGCGGATGCGCGGCGACCTCGCCGCCGCCCTGCTGCACGACCCCGGCGTGCTCTACCTCGACGAACCCACCATCGGGCTCGACGTGGTCAGCAAGGCCAAGGTCCGGGCGTTCCTGCGCGAGACCAACCGGGAACGGCGCACCACCGTGCTGCTCACCACCCACGACCTCACCGACATCGAGCAGCTGTGCGACCGGGTGATGGTGATCGACCACGGCCGGCTCGTCCTGGACGGCCCGCTGGAACGGCTGCACGAGATCGGCGGCAGCGAACGCACCCTGGTGGTCGACCTCGCCGAGGCGCACCCGCCGATCGAGCTGCCCGGCGTCCGGGTGGTGCGCACCGAGGGCCCGCGGCAGTGGCTGGCCTTCCCCGCCCGGCAGAGCGCCGCCCCCGTGGTCGCCGCCGTCGCCGAGCGCTACCCGCTGGTCGACCTGTCGGTGCGGGAACCCGCCATCGAGGACGTGATCGCCCGGA
- a CDS encoding DUF3618 domain-containing protein, translating into MAPVAASGKDTSAPRTTAQIEADIAGTRDRLAVTLDELAMRVHPATVAAQAKAKVRASVEQKAGQAYVAASGALEQAKSKFVDEDGRLRTERVVPAALVGVGVVLLIASVRRRRKG; encoded by the coding sequence GTGGCCCCAGTGGCAGCGAGCGGCAAGGACACGTCGGCACCGCGTACGACGGCCCAGATCGAGGCGGACATCGCCGGGACCAGGGACCGGCTCGCCGTGACCCTCGACGAGCTCGCCATGCGCGTCCACCCGGCCACCGTCGCCGCCCAGGCCAAGGCCAAGGTCCGCGCCTCGGTCGAGCAGAAGGCCGGGCAGGCGTACGTCGCCGCGAGCGGGGCCCTGGAGCAGGCCAAGTCGAAGTTCGTCGACGAGGACGGGCGGCTGCGGACCGAGCGGGTGGTGCCGGCCGCGCTGGTCGGCGTCGGCGTGGTGCTGCTGATCGCCTCGGTGCGGCGGCGGCGCAAGGGCTGA
- a CDS encoding ABC transporter permease has protein sequence MVEPDGPAARAGWAVRSWWLIAGMWIRSTMAYRASFALSLAANTLVTFLDFAVLLLMFAHTRQLAGWTLAETGFLYGTSSAALGAANVLVGSVGGLGERVRSGSLDTMLIRPAPALAQLAAERFSLRRLGRLLQALAVLGWSLTALDVHWTWDRVLMVPVLLLCGTLIFCALFIGCSCVQFWWGEAAELQNSLTYGGATLLQYPPTVFARELVAGTVFGVPLAFVNWLPALHVLGRPDPLGLPAAFRFASPLAAALCLLAAGLAWRTGLRAYRSTGS, from the coding sequence GTGGTTGAACCGGACGGCCCGGCGGCCCGGGCGGGCTGGGCGGTGCGCTCGTGGTGGCTGATCGCCGGGATGTGGATCCGCTCCACCATGGCCTACCGGGCCTCGTTCGCGCTCAGCCTGGCCGCCAACACCCTGGTCACCTTCCTGGACTTCGCGGTGCTGCTGCTGATGTTCGCCCACACCCGGCAACTGGCCGGGTGGACGCTGGCCGAGACCGGCTTCCTGTACGGCACCTCCTCGGCGGCCCTCGGCGCGGCCAACGTCCTGGTCGGATCGGTCGGCGGACTCGGCGAGCGGGTCCGCTCCGGGAGCCTGGACACCATGCTGATCCGGCCCGCCCCCGCACTGGCCCAACTCGCCGCCGAGCGCTTCTCGCTGCGCCGCCTGGGCCGGCTGCTGCAGGCCCTCGCGGTGCTCGGCTGGTCGCTCACCGCGCTGGACGTGCACTGGACCTGGGACCGGGTGCTGATGGTGCCCGTGCTGCTGCTGTGCGGGACGCTGATCTTCTGCGCGCTGTTCATCGGCTGCTCCTGCGTGCAGTTCTGGTGGGGCGAGGCCGCCGAACTGCAGAACTCGCTCACCTACGGCGGCGCCACCCTGCTCCAGTACCCGCCCACCGTCTTCGCCCGGGAACTCGTCGCGGGCACCGTGTTCGGCGTGCCGCTGGCCTTCGTCAACTGGCTGCCCGCCCTGCACGTCCTCGGCCGGCCCGACCCGCTCGGGCTGCCCGCCGCGTTCCGGTTCGCCTCGCCGCTGGCCGCCGCGCTCTGCCTGCTGGCGGCCGGCCTGGCCTGGCGGACCGGGCTGCGCGCCTACCGCTCCACCGGAAGCTGA
- the bcp gene encoding thioredoxin-dependent thiol peroxidase: MSERLQAGDTAPAFTLPDADGEEVSLADHLGRKVIVYFYPKALTPGCTKQACDFTDNLEVFAGAGYDVIGISPDAPERLGKFRETEQLKVTLLSDPEHRVLEAYGAYGEKVNYGRTYRGVIRSTVVVDEQGRVERALYNVRATGHVAKLLKDLKVGE; the protein is encoded by the coding sequence GTGAGCGAGCGCCTGCAGGCGGGCGACACCGCCCCCGCCTTCACCCTGCCCGACGCCGACGGCGAGGAGGTGTCGCTGGCCGACCACCTGGGCCGCAAGGTGATCGTCTACTTCTACCCGAAGGCACTCACCCCGGGCTGCACCAAGCAGGCCTGCGACTTCACCGACAACCTGGAGGTGTTCGCGGGCGCCGGCTACGACGTGATCGGCATCTCGCCGGACGCGCCGGAGAGGCTCGGCAAGTTCCGCGAGACCGAGCAGCTGAAGGTGACCCTGCTGTCCGACCCGGAGCACCGGGTGCTGGAGGCGTACGGCGCCTACGGCGAGAAGGTGAACTACGGCCGCACCTACCGGGGCGTGATCCGCTCGACGGTCGTGGTCGACGAGCAGGGCCGGGTGGAGCGGGCGCTGTACAACGTCCGGGCCACCGGCCACGTCGCCAAGCTGCTGAAGGACCTGAAGGTCGGCGAGTAG